The Candidatus Methylacidiphilales bacterium genomic sequence CGCATCGGTTGTAAAAGAAACACGTTTTTTTCTTGATAAAGACTATCCTTTACCGAGTTCAGCACGATACAATGGCAAAAACCTTGAAGACTATATCAAGTATTTTAGGCACAATTCTGACGCCAAGTTATTGCTAGAATCGACACCGGATTATTTATATTGTAGAACACCAATTCATATTGCAGATATCATGCCGAGAGCGAAATTTATTTTCGTTCTACGCGACCCTGTCGAACGCGCGGTCTCGTGGTATAAGTTTGCAGCACAACTTGGCTATTTACCACGTAAGATGAGCTTTACAGATTATATTCAGGCTCAATTGGGCAAGTCGGTATACAAGGACACGCCCATTTATTTACGCGCTCTGGATCAAAATAGGCTGAATAAATATTTGCCACATTTTCTCGAAGCATATGGCAGCAGGTGTAAAGTATTCGACTTTGCACAGCTCAAGACAGACCCGTATAGTATCGTCAGTGAGATATGCAAGTTCTGCGGCATCGAACCTTCATTCTATGATAATTTTGTTTTCGATGTCAAAAACATATCAACCGGTGTGCATGCAGCCAGGCATGCAAGAATTTATTATCGTACACGGGCATGGTTTATATACACATTCAGACCGTCCCCAAAGACGAAGAACATGCTTAGGCC encodes the following:
- a CDS encoding sulfotransferase, giving the protein MHTTNLKDTDLLIIGGMPKAGTTSLFNWLSKHPDIAASVVKETRFFLDKDYPLPSSARYNGKNLEDYIKYFRHNSDAKLLLESTPDYLYCRTPIHIADIMPRAKFIFVLRDPVERAVSWYKFAAQLGYLPRKMSFTDYIQAQLGKSVYKDTPIYLRALDQNRLNKYLPHFLEAYGSRCKVFDFAQLKTDPYSIVSEICKFCGIEPSFYDNFVFDVKNISTGVHAARHARIYYRTRAWFIYTFRPSPKTKNMLRPIASSIKKILSASQFAHPIELSQDIIDAIRSDAQIII